The Diaphorobacter ruginosibacter genome contains a region encoding:
- the hemH gene encoding ferrochelatase, producing the protein MQASQVAKSAPSNCAVVLVNLGTPDAPTAPALRRYLAQFLGDPRVVEIPRAAWLPILHGIILRTRPARSAAKYASIWMKEGSPLAVWTARQAVMLRGWLGEAGLRTVQVVHAMRYGNPALAAQLQSLQDQGVDRMLLLPLYPQYSSTTTASVVDEVYAWLARKRRMPELRFVNSYHDHPAYIKALAETVRKHWSQQGGPADRLVMSFHGIPARNVALGDPYADECRTTARLLAEELGLPDEQYQLTFQSRFGKAKWLEPYTEPTLVDMARRGIGRVDVMCPGFTSDCLETLEEINQEAREAFLHAGGKEFRYIPCLNDNHAWISALSTIAQEHLGGWTGR; encoded by the coding sequence ATGCAAGCTTCCCAAGTCGCGAAATCCGCTCCCTCGAACTGCGCCGTCGTCCTTGTCAACCTGGGCACGCCGGACGCGCCCACGGCACCTGCGCTCAGGCGCTACCTGGCACAGTTTCTCGGCGACCCTCGCGTGGTGGAAATCCCCCGGGCCGCATGGCTGCCCATCCTGCACGGCATCATCCTGCGCACGCGCCCGGCCCGTTCGGCGGCCAAGTACGCCTCGATCTGGATGAAGGAAGGATCGCCGCTCGCCGTCTGGACCGCCCGGCAGGCCGTGATGCTGCGCGGCTGGCTTGGCGAGGCCGGCCTGCGCACGGTGCAGGTCGTGCATGCCATGCGCTACGGCAATCCAGCCCTTGCGGCGCAATTGCAGTCGCTTCAGGACCAGGGGGTGGACCGCATGCTGCTGCTGCCCCTGTACCCCCAGTACTCCAGCACCACCACGGCCAGCGTCGTCGACGAGGTCTACGCCTGGCTTGCCAGGAAGCGCCGCATGCCCGAGCTGCGTTTCGTGAACAGCTACCACGATCATCCCGCCTACATCAAGGCCCTGGCCGAGACCGTGCGCAAGCACTGGAGCCAGCAAGGCGGCCCAGCCGACAGGCTGGTGATGAGCTTTCACGGCATTCCCGCGCGCAACGTGGCCCTGGGTGACCCCTATGCGGACGAGTGCCGCACCACCGCGCGCCTGCTGGCGGAGGAGCTCGGTCTCCCCGACGAGCAATACCAGCTGACCTTCCAGTCGCGCTTCGGCAAGGCGAAATGGCTGGAACCCTATACCGAGCCCACCCTGGTCGACATGGCAAGGCGAGGCATCGGCCGGGTCGACGTGATGTGCCCTGGCTTCACCAGCGACTGCCTCGAAACGCTCGAGGAAATCAACCAGGAGGCACGAGAAGCCTTCCTGCATGCAGGCGGCAAGGAGTTTCGCTACATTCCGTGCCTGAACGACAACCACGCATGGATCAGCGCGCTCAGCACCATCGCCCAGGAACACCTGGGCGGCTGGACCGGGCGCTGA
- a CDS encoding CBS domain-containing protein — MKVSDILRVKGNTLYTVTPDEPLARAVDAMSEKDIGSLVVMEHGDLVGMLTFREVIQALVKNGGSVGTMLVRSAMDDAPLTCTLETDMDEVRRMMLNRHARYMPVMDKRMLMGVVSFYDVAKAVVDSQNFENKLLKAYIRDWPEQNQSV, encoded by the coding sequence ATGAAAGTCAGCGATATCCTGCGTGTCAAAGGCAACACCCTCTACACCGTCACCCCCGACGAGCCCCTGGCGCGCGCAGTGGATGCCATGTCCGAGAAGGACATCGGCTCGCTGGTCGTGATGGAGCACGGTGACCTGGTGGGCATGCTCACCTTCCGTGAAGTGATCCAGGCGCTGGTGAAGAATGGCGGCAGCGTCGGCACCATGCTCGTGCGCAGCGCCATGGACGATGCGCCGCTCACCTGCACGCTGGAAACCGACATGGACGAGGTGCGTCGCATGATGCTCAACCGCCATGCCCGCTACATGCCGGTGATGGACAAGCGCATGCTGATGGGCGTGGTCAGCTTCTACGACGTGGCCAAGGCCGTCGTGGACAGCCAGAACTTCGAGAACAAGCTGCTCAAGGCCTATATCCGCGACTGGCCGGAGCAGAACCAGTCGGTCTGA
- a CDS encoding CoA transferase — protein MNTSFLPEPKTARQALSELWRDAQLPDTALERVTLLGAEHGFPSSFAVGVATQAAQAAAALAATEIDRLRSPGVEAQCVSVDVQHALAEATGYFTLDGKRPDIWSPVSGLYPCGEGIGRTGHVRIHANFAHHRDGVLRLLGLAEGEQTTKAQVAAALRGWDAIDFETRATGAGLVVAALRSSQAWQTGEVQQAIALQPLVRITRTADAPPLAWPGKTESERPLEGLRMLDLTRILAGPVGARTLAAYGADVLMINSPLLPNIESIADMSRGKRSALLDLQASSDRTQLQRLIADAHVFIQGYRPGSLERIGFGVDEVARLRPGIVHASLSAYGRSGPWADKRGFDSLVQTVSGINRDEADAFGETTPRALPMQTLDFCAGFLLAFGVQAALLRQATQGGSWHVEVSLARVAQWLRSLGRRPVQPSPAAGAPQDLVAPWLQRSESGFGALEAVSHAALLSRTPARWTRPSMPPGHDLPAWL, from the coding sequence ATGAACACATCTTTCCTTCCTGAACCGAAGACCGCACGGCAGGCTCTGAGCGAGCTCTGGCGTGATGCGCAGCTGCCCGATACCGCGCTTGAGCGTGTGACGCTGCTGGGGGCGGAGCACGGTTTCCCGAGTAGCTTCGCGGTAGGGGTGGCAACCCAGGCGGCGCAGGCAGCCGCCGCGCTGGCCGCCACCGAAATCGATCGCTTGCGATCACCCGGGGTCGAGGCGCAGTGCGTGAGCGTCGATGTGCAGCATGCGCTGGCCGAGGCCACGGGCTATTTCACGCTCGACGGCAAGCGGCCGGACATCTGGTCGCCCGTTTCCGGTCTCTACCCCTGCGGCGAGGGCATCGGGCGGACTGGGCATGTGCGCATCCATGCCAATTTCGCGCATCACCGCGACGGCGTGCTTCGCCTGCTGGGGTTGGCGGAGGGCGAACAGACCACGAAGGCGCAGGTGGCCGCGGCACTGCGAGGCTGGGATGCCATCGATTTCGAGACGCGGGCCACCGGCGCGGGCCTGGTGGTGGCGGCACTCCGATCCTCGCAGGCATGGCAGACCGGCGAGGTGCAACAGGCCATTGCCCTGCAACCCCTGGTGCGGATCACGCGTACGGCCGACGCACCGCCGCTGGCGTGGCCGGGCAAGACCGAAAGCGAGCGTCCCCTCGAAGGGCTGCGGATGCTCGACCTCACGCGCATCCTGGCGGGCCCTGTCGGTGCGCGCACGCTGGCTGCCTATGGTGCGGATGTGCTGATGATCAACTCGCCGCTGCTGCCCAACATCGAATCGATTGCCGACATGAGCCGGGGAAAGCGATCGGCGCTGCTCGATCTGCAGGCGTCATCCGATCGCACGCAGTTGCAGCGCCTGATAGCGGATGCGCATGTCTTCATCCAGGGCTACCGGCCCGGCAGCCTGGAGCGCATCGGGTTCGGCGTGGACGAAGTCGCGCGACTGCGCCCGGGCATCGTTCACGCCAGCCTCAGCGCCTATGGCCGCAGCGGCCCGTGGGCGGACAAGCGAGGGTTTGATTCGCTGGTCCAGACGGTGAGCGGCATCAACCGCGACGAGGCCGATGCGTTCGGCGAGACCACGCCGCGCGCCTTGCCCATGCAGACCCTCGACTTCTGCGCCGGGTTCCTGCTGGCCTTCGGTGTGCAGGCGGCGCTGTTACGGCAGGCAACGCAAGGCGGCAGCTGGCATGTGGAGGTGTCGCTGGCGCGTGTTGCGCAATGGCTCCGCAGCCTGGGACGCAGGCCGGTGCAGCCTTCGCCCGCGGCGGGTGCGCCGCAGGACCTGGTGGCTCCCTGGCTGCAGCGCAGCGAAAGTGGATTTGGCGCTCTGGAAGCCGTCAGCCACGCGGCGCTGCTTTCGCGAACGCCTGCGCGCTGGACGCGTCCTTCGATGCCGCCGGGCCATGACCTGCCGGCCTGGCTCTGA
- a CDS encoding alpha/beta fold hydrolase, with protein sequence MHIDVHGAQIYAYTGGKPFDAAKPTAIFIHGVLCDHSVWALQSRYLANHGWNVLAIDLPGHCRSGGKVPQTVEDAATFIGQLMDAAGLRKAALIGHSWGSLIAMQAAAQLGERVSHLVLVGTASPMKVSPALLESAVKSPEQAIRMINVFSRATLSPPHGAGSWVFGGGMALGRRVLASNQDTNLLYTGFKACDSYAGGDAAMAALACPVLFALGAEDQMTPARAAKGLIDAAKAAGKQVSVAQLPSGHNQMTEAPDETLFAIRDFLAR encoded by the coding sequence ATGCACATCGACGTCCATGGCGCCCAGATTTACGCCTACACCGGCGGCAAGCCTTTCGATGCCGCCAAGCCCACGGCCATCTTCATCCACGGCGTGCTGTGCGACCACAGCGTGTGGGCACTGCAAAGCCGCTACCTGGCCAACCACGGCTGGAACGTGCTGGCCATCGACCTGCCGGGCCACTGCAGGAGCGGCGGCAAGGTGCCTCAAACCGTGGAGGACGCCGCCACGTTCATCGGCCAGCTGATGGATGCGGCCGGCCTGCGGAAGGCCGCGCTCATCGGCCATAGCTGGGGCAGCCTGATTGCCATGCAGGCCGCGGCGCAGCTCGGGGAGCGCGTGAGCCACCTTGTGCTGGTGGGAACCGCATCGCCGATGAAGGTCTCTCCCGCGCTGCTCGAATCGGCGGTGAAGTCGCCCGAGCAGGCCATCCGCATGATCAATGTGTTCTCGCGCGCCACGCTGTCCCCCCCCCATGGTGCGGGAAGCTGGGTCTTCGGTGGCGGCATGGCGCTGGGTCGCCGGGTGCTGGCAAGCAACCAGGACACCAACCTGCTCTACACCGGATTCAAGGCCTGCGACAGCTACGCCGGCGGCGATGCAGCCATGGCCGCCCTCGCCTGCCCTGTGCTGTTTGCGCTGGGCGCCGAAGACCAGATGACGCCCGCCAGGGCCGCGAAAGGCCTGATTGACGCGGCGAAGGCAGCGGGCAAGCAGGTCAGCGTTGCGCAGCTGCCAAGCGGCCACAACCAGATGACCGAGGCCCCCGACGAGACGCTGTTCGCCATCCGCGACTTTCTCGCGCGCTGA
- the aroC gene encoding chorismate synthase, which yields MSGNTLGTLFCVTNFGESHGPAVGCVIDGCPPGMSLTEADIQIDLDRRRPGTSRHVTQRNEADAVEILSGVYEGKTTGTPIALLIRNTDQRSKDYSNIAQSFRPGHADYTYFQKYGIRDPRGGGRSSARLTAPTVAAGAVAKKWLKEKYGAQFRACMTQIGELEIPFENWDHVPNNPFFAPVADVQAYEDYMDRLRKSGDSCGARVRVQATGVPVGLGEPLYDKLDADIAHVMMGLNAVKAVEIGAGFESIVQRGTTHGDSLTPQGFETNNAGGILGGISSGQDIEVTIAIKPTSSIISPRNSINTLGEPVEVITKGRHDPCVGIRAAPIAEALLALVIMDHALRHRGQCGDVDSGLAPIAASTRSV from the coding sequence ATGAGCGGCAACACACTTGGCACACTTTTCTGCGTCACCAACTTCGGTGAATCCCATGGACCGGCCGTCGGCTGCGTGATCGATGGATGCCCGCCGGGCATGAGCCTCACCGAGGCGGACATCCAGATCGACCTGGATCGCCGCCGTCCCGGCACCAGTCGCCATGTCACCCAGCGCAACGAGGCGGATGCGGTGGAGATCCTCTCGGGCGTCTACGAAGGCAAGACCACCGGGACGCCGATTGCGTTGCTGATCCGCAATACGGACCAGCGCAGCAAGGACTATTCGAACATCGCGCAGAGCTTTCGCCCCGGCCATGCGGACTACACGTATTTCCAGAAGTACGGCATTCGTGACCCCCGCGGCGGAGGCCGCTCGTCCGCGCGCCTGACCGCACCCACGGTGGCCGCGGGTGCGGTGGCCAAGAAATGGCTCAAGGAAAAGTACGGTGCGCAGTTCCGGGCCTGCATGACCCAGATCGGCGAGCTCGAGATTCCCTTCGAGAACTGGGATCACGTGCCGAACAACCCGTTCTTTGCTCCCGTTGCCGATGTGCAGGCCTACGAGGACTACATGGACCGGCTGCGCAAGTCGGGCGACTCCTGCGGCGCACGGGTGCGCGTGCAGGCCACGGGCGTGCCGGTGGGCCTGGGCGAGCCACTGTACGACAAGCTCGACGCCGACATCGCGCATGTGATGATGGGACTGAATGCGGTGAAGGCCGTGGAGATCGGTGCGGGTTTCGAGAGCATCGTGCAGCGTGGGACCACGCATGGCGATTCGCTCACGCCGCAGGGTTTCGAGACCAACAATGCCGGCGGCATCCTGGGCGGCATCAGTTCGGGGCAGGACATCGAGGTGACCATCGCCATCAAGCCGACCAGCTCCATCATCAGCCCGCGCAATTCGATCAACACGCTGGGCGAACCGGTGGAAGTGATCACCAAGGGCCGCCACGACCCCTGCGTGGGCATCCGTGCCGCGCCGATCGCCGAGGCGCTGCTGGCGCTGGTGATCATGGACCATGCGCTGCGTCATCGCGGCCAGTGCGGCGACGTGGATTCGGGGCTGGCTCCGATCGCCGCGTCCACCCGCTCGGTCTGA
- a CDS encoding HAD family hydrolase, translating into MPEITSPQPTASGAVAHTLELDRIQAITIDLDDTLWPVWPTITRAEEVLADWLREHAPATAIAFPDPKSLRRIRMKVEAERPELLHDLSAMRRESIREALLQCGDDPALAEPAFDVFFEARQQVVLFDDALETLEFLAGRYPVVALSNGNADIRRVGIDRFFKAAFNARDFGVGKPDARIFHAAAQSVGQAPQATLHVGDDAALDVQGALNAGMQTAWVNMDARPWTLDVRPHAAVGTLSELCALLR; encoded by the coding sequence ATGCCAGAGATCACATCACCGCAGCCCACGGCCTCAGGCGCCGTGGCCCATACGCTGGAGCTGGACCGTATCCAGGCCATCACCATCGACCTCGACGACACGCTGTGGCCCGTCTGGCCCACGATCACGCGTGCCGAGGAAGTGCTGGCCGATTGGTTGCGCGAGCACGCGCCGGCGACGGCGATCGCCTTTCCCGATCCGAAGTCGCTGCGCCGCATCCGCATGAAGGTGGAGGCGGAGCGCCCCGAACTGTTGCACGACCTGAGCGCCATGCGCCGCGAGTCCATCCGCGAGGCGTTGCTGCAATGCGGCGACGATCCTGCCCTGGCAGAGCCTGCGTTCGATGTGTTCTTCGAGGCGCGCCAGCAGGTCGTGCTGTTCGACGACGCACTCGAGACGCTGGAATTCCTGGCGGGCCGCTACCCCGTGGTGGCGCTCTCCAATGGCAATGCGGACATCCGACGGGTCGGCATCGACCGTTTCTTCAAGGCTGCCTTCAACGCCCGTGATTTCGGTGTGGGCAAGCCCGATGCACGCATCTTTCACGCCGCCGCGCAATCCGTGGGACAGGCACCCCAGGCAACGCTGCATGTGGGCGATGATGCGGCGCTTGACGTGCAGGGCGCCTTGAATGCAGGCATGCAGACCGCGTGGGTCAATATGGATGCCAGGCCCTGGACGCTGGACGTGCGTCCGCATGCCGCGGTGGGCACGCTCTCCGAGCTGTGCGCGTTGCTGCGCTGA
- a CDS encoding O-acetylhomoserine aminocarboxypropyltransferase yields the protein MPGYSDPGFDTLSLHAGTQPDPATGARAVPIHLTTSFVFESSDHAASLFNLERPGHVYSRISNPTNAVLEQRVSALEGGVGAIAVASGQAALHLSIATLMGAGSHIVASTALYGGSQNLLHYTLARFGIETTFVKPGDIDGWKAAVRPNTKLFFGETVGNPGLDVLDIPTVSQIAHEAGVPLLVDSTLTSPWLIKPFEHGADIVYHSATKFLSGHGTVVGGIVVDGGSFDWEKSGRFPELTEPYDGFHNMVFTEESTTGAFLLRARREGLRDFGACMSPHTAWLILQGIETLPLRMEKHMRNTEKVVQFLASHPLVGRVGHPMLETHSSYTLAQKLLPRGAGSVFSFDINGNRNQGKKFIETLKVFSHLANVGDCRSLVIHPASTTHFRMTDEALAQAGIGQGTIRLSIGLEDADDLIDDLKRALKAAEKAA from the coding sequence ATGCCCGGATATTCCGACCCCGGCTTCGATACGCTGTCGCTTCATGCCGGCACGCAGCCCGATCCTGCCACCGGCGCGCGCGCCGTGCCGATCCACCTGACGACATCGTTCGTCTTCGAGTCGAGCGACCACGCGGCCAGTCTCTTCAATCTGGAGCGCCCGGGCCATGTCTACAGCCGTATCAGCAATCCGACCAACGCGGTGCTGGAGCAACGTGTCTCGGCACTCGAAGGCGGCGTGGGCGCGATCGCGGTGGCCAGTGGCCAGGCCGCGCTGCACCTTTCGATCGCCACGCTGATGGGTGCGGGCAGCCACATCGTGGCGAGCACGGCACTTTATGGCGGCAGCCAGAACCTGCTGCACTACACCCTGGCGCGCTTCGGCATCGAGACCACCTTCGTGAAGCCCGGCGACATCGACGGCTGGAAGGCCGCCGTGCGTCCCAACACCAAGCTGTTCTTCGGCGAAACCGTGGGCAATCCGGGCCTCGACGTGCTCGACATCCCGACCGTCTCGCAGATCGCACATGAGGCGGGCGTGCCGCTGCTGGTGGACTCCACCCTCACCTCGCCCTGGCTCATCAAGCCCTTCGAGCATGGCGCGGACATCGTCTACCACTCGGCCACCAAGTTCCTGTCAGGCCACGGCACCGTGGTGGGCGGCATCGTCGTCGACGGCGGCAGCTTCGACTGGGAAAAATCCGGCCGATTCCCCGAGCTGACCGAGCCCTACGACGGCTTCCACAACATGGTCTTCACCGAGGAAAGCACGACCGGCGCCTTCCTGCTGCGCGCCCGCCGCGAGGGCCTGCGCGATTTCGGCGCCTGCATGAGCCCGCACACCGCCTGGTTGATCCTGCAGGGCATCGAGACACTGCCCCTGCGCATGGAAAAGCACATGCGCAATACCGAGAAAGTGGTGCAGTTCCTTGCCAGCCATCCGCTCGTGGGCCGCGTAGGCCATCCGATGCTGGAGACGCATTCGTCGTACACGCTCGCCCAGAAGCTGCTGCCGCGCGGCGCGGGCTCGGTGTTCAGCTTCGACATCAACGGCAACCGCAACCAGGGCAAAAAGTTCATCGAGACGCTCAAGGTCTTCAGCCACCTGGCCAATGTGGGGGACTGCCGCTCGCTCGTGATCCATCCCGCCAGCACCACGCACTTCCGCATGACCGACGAGGCTCTGGCACAGGCCGGCATCGGCCAGGGCACGATCCGTCTGTCGATCGGCCTCGAGGATGCAGACGACCTGATCGACGACCTGAAGCGCGCATTGAAGGCCGCCGAGAAGGCTGCGTAA
- a CDS encoding acyltransferase family protein: MQALRGFAALSVVITHAGWTMVQASNNEIAWNYLAHGALGVDLFFVISGFIMYLTTRGCDGSRRYAAEFGIKRFARIWPLFFVVSMVYLGMAWWRAGALPLEQVASTASQLVFRPVSPKASEFFGLPVGVAWTLCFEAFFYVVIGLSLLSRRWRWWIVAALLAPGLVLYPLLQQDVNLSFYHQPAILLSHYLNLVVNPMVWEFVLGLFAGWLYTAQWSAPPRPLAIALILASAAAFATIPATHTATLYGPTIEYGGLTVFAIFLMIALASKTLQLPVNRALVWLGTISYSLYLTHKLGFLGAAQITSWLDIRDAGVRDWVGFAIHLACGVLAGALFHRAVEVPLSSWTRKALMQWVGKRTGPTFAGPQATPV; the protein is encoded by the coding sequence TTGCAGGCTCTCCGCGGCTTTGCCGCACTCTCTGTCGTCATCACCCACGCCGGCTGGACCATGGTGCAGGCGTCCAACAACGAGATCGCATGGAACTACCTCGCCCATGGCGCGCTCGGGGTCGACCTGTTCTTCGTGATCAGCGGCTTCATCATGTATCTCACCACGCGCGGCTGCGACGGTTCGCGCCGCTATGCGGCCGAATTCGGCATCAAGCGGTTTGCACGCATCTGGCCGTTGTTCTTCGTGGTGAGCATGGTCTACCTGGGCATGGCATGGTGGCGTGCAGGAGCACTGCCGCTTGAGCAGGTCGCGAGCACGGCCAGCCAGCTGGTATTCCGGCCCGTCAGCCCCAAGGCGTCGGAATTCTTTGGATTGCCGGTCGGCGTGGCATGGACGCTGTGCTTCGAGGCCTTCTTCTACGTCGTGATCGGCCTCTCGCTACTGTCCCGCAGGTGGCGCTGGTGGATCGTCGCCGCGCTGCTGGCGCCGGGCCTGGTCCTCTATCCGCTGCTCCAGCAGGATGTCAATCTGTCCTTCTATCACCAGCCGGCCATTCTTCTGAGCCACTACCTGAACCTGGTGGTCAATCCGATGGTCTGGGAGTTCGTGCTGGGCCTCTTCGCAGGGTGGCTCTATACCGCACAGTGGTCCGCTCCGCCGCGGCCTCTCGCCATCGCCCTCATCCTGGCATCCGCCGCAGCCTTCGCCACGATTCCCGCCACGCACACGGCCACGCTCTACGGCCCCACCATCGAATACGGCGGACTCACGGTCTTCGCCATCTTCCTGATGATCGCGCTCGCCAGCAAGACGCTGCAGCTCCCCGTGAACCGGGCGCTGGTCTGGCTGGGAACGATTTCCTACTCACTCTACCTCACGCACAAGCTGGGCTTTCTTGGTGCTGCACAGATCACCAGCTGGCTGGATATCCGTGACGCGGGAGTCCGTGACTGGGTGGGTTTCGCGATCCACCTCGCGTGCGGCGTGCTTGCCGGCGCACTGTTCCACCGTGCAGTGGAGGTGCCCCTGTCCTCATGGACCCGCAAGGCCCTGATGCAGTGGGTGGGGAAACGCACCGGGCCAACCTTCGCGGGTCCGCAGGCCACCCCCGTATGA
- a CDS encoding citrate synthase family protein, giving the protein MADTSRIHHQPPEMTTRSSPMAAPGPADPAETPWISAEQAASMLGVKRSSLYSYVSRGLLRAQRLPQHRGSSYMLADVARLARQRSAIRNPSKVAQSALDWGQAVLPSSITLVKDGQFHYRGRNAVALAERATLEETAALLWQCASADMPQSPTCPQQDAQVAVPPGRLPEPEAVLGHWHRLSLEPGVLPQADGASSMAQDMARNMALVHRMCAALLGLPHDMPAVGSMPVHRILQRHWKLDDHAADLLRRALVLCADHELNASTFAVRVVASTGAQLHASLGAGLAALSGPRHGGMTQLIDAHWDEWHGGGDRQQEHSGSPPPISPHLQGLLHETQTGSTPSYCAGFGHPLYPDGDPRSMALIAAMPPLPAVRRLTATVLQQTGLHPSLDYALVAVQRSLGLPQGAAFLLFALGRTVGWIAHAREQSESGQLIRPRAIYAAGEAELENAPAKAQPLPSSRMVRFR; this is encoded by the coding sequence ATGGCAGACACATCTCGCATTCACCACCAACCACCGGAGATGACCACCCGCTCTTCCCCCATGGCGGCCCCTGGCCCCGCCGACCCGGCCGAGACTCCATGGATTTCCGCGGAGCAGGCCGCGTCCATGCTGGGCGTGAAGCGCTCCAGCCTCTACAGCTATGTGAGCCGGGGACTGCTGCGCGCGCAACGCCTGCCGCAGCACAGGGGCAGCAGCTACATGCTGGCCGACGTGGCCCGGCTGGCACGCCAGCGTTCGGCCATCCGCAATCCGTCCAAGGTCGCCCAGTCTGCCCTGGACTGGGGACAGGCCGTGCTGCCTTCGTCGATCACGCTGGTCAAGGACGGACAATTCCACTACCGGGGCCGGAATGCCGTCGCGCTTGCGGAGCGCGCAACACTGGAGGAAACCGCAGCCCTGCTCTGGCAATGCGCGTCTGCCGACATGCCGCAATCGCCCACATGCCCCCAGCAGGATGCGCAGGTGGCCGTACCCCCCGGCCGCCTGCCGGAACCCGAGGCCGTGCTGGGCCACTGGCACCGGCTGAGCCTGGAGCCCGGAGTCCTGCCCCAGGCCGACGGCGCCTCCTCGATGGCACAGGACATGGCGCGCAACATGGCACTGGTGCATCGCATGTGCGCGGCCCTGCTCGGCCTCCCGCACGACATGCCGGCCGTGGGCTCCATGCCTGTTCATCGCATCCTCCAGCGCCACTGGAAACTGGATGACCACGCGGCGGATCTGCTGCGCCGCGCGCTGGTGCTGTGCGCGGACCATGAGCTCAATGCCTCGACCTTTGCCGTGCGCGTGGTGGCATCGACGGGCGCGCAGCTGCATGCCAGCCTGGGCGCCGGCCTGGCAGCGCTTTCGGGCCCCCGGCACGGAGGAATGACGCAGCTGATCGATGCCCATTGGGACGAGTGGCACGGCGGCGGCGATCGGCAGCAGGAACACAGCGGTTCTCCGCCGCCGATCTCTCCGCATCTTCAAGGCCTGCTGCACGAAACCCAGACCGGCAGCACGCCCAGCTATTGCGCCGGCTTCGGCCACCCGCTCTATCCCGATGGTGATCCGCGCAGCATGGCACTGATCGCCGCCATGCCGCCCCTGCCCGCCGTACGTCGCCTGACGGCAACCGTGCTTCAGCAGACCGGGCTGCATCCCAGCCTGGACTATGCGCTCGTCGCCGTGCAGCGCAGCCTGGGACTGCCGCAGGGCGCGGCGTTCCTGCTGTTCGCACTGGGACGCACCGTGGGCTGGATCGCGCATGCCCGGGAACAGTCCGAAAGCGGGCAACTGATCCGGCCCCGTGCGATCTATGCCGCAGGCGAGGCCGAACTCGAAAATGCCCCGGCCAAGGCGCAGCCCCTGCCCTCCTCGCGCATGGTGCGGTTTCGCTGA
- a CDS encoding glutathione S-transferase N-terminal domain-containing protein, whose product MTSSALDAFQITRKWPARHPGLLQLYSLPTPNGVKVSIMLEETDLPYEAHRVAFDTQDQMSPEFLSLNPNNKIPAILDPNGPDGQPLALFESGAILVYLAGKTGQLLPQDEAGKFHTLQWLMFQMGGVGPMFGQLGFFHKFAGKEYEDKRPRDRYVAESRRLLGVLDAQYARHQWVAGDDYTIADISILPWVRNLNGFYEAGDLVGFGDFKHLAKALARFVARPAVQRGLLIPATPTP is encoded by the coding sequence ATGACCTCATCCGCCCTCGACGCTTTCCAGATCACGCGCAAATGGCCCGCCCGGCATCCCGGGCTGCTGCAGCTGTATTCGCTGCCCACGCCCAATGGCGTGAAGGTGTCGATCATGCTGGAGGAGACCGACCTGCCCTACGAGGCGCACCGCGTGGCATTCGACACGCAGGACCAGATGTCGCCCGAGTTCCTGTCGCTGAACCCGAACAACAAGATCCCGGCCATCCTCGACCCGAACGGTCCGGACGGCCAACCGCTCGCACTGTTCGAATCGGGAGCCATCCTGGTGTACCTGGCGGGCAAGACCGGCCAGTTGCTGCCGCAGGACGAGGCTGGCAAGTTCCACACGCTGCAATGGCTGATGTTCCAGATGGGCGGCGTGGGGCCGATGTTCGGCCAGTTGGGCTTCTTCCACAAGTTCGCCGGCAAGGAATACGAGGACAAGCGTCCGCGCGATCGCTACGTGGCGGAGTCGCGCCGCCTGCTCGGCGTGCTCGACGCGCAATATGCTCGCCACCAGTGGGTGGCCGGCGACGACTACACCATCGCCGACATCTCCATCCTGCCCTGGGTGCGCAACCTGAACGGTTTCTATGAAGCGGGTGACCTCGTCGGCTTCGGTGACTTCAAGCATCTGGCGAAGGCGCTCGCGCGTTTCGTGGCGCGCCCCGCGGTGCAGCGCGGGTTGCTGATTCCGGCGACGCCCACGCCCTGA